The Streptomyces lienomycini sequence GCGGGATCTCGGCGAGGAGATCGGCGCGCGCCGTCGGATCGGCGACCCGGAACCGGGTGCGCATCTCCTCCGTGTCGATCATCCCCGGGATCAGGGAGTTGACCCGGACGGCCGGAGCCAGCTCCAGGGCGAGGCACTTGGTGAGATGCATCAGCCCCGCCTTGCTCGCGCAGTAGTTGACGCCGTCGAGCCGGGGCCGGATGGCGGTCGTCGCCCCCACGTTGACGACACTGGCGCCGCCCTCCAGTTCGAGCATGGCCGGCGCGAACGCCTTCGTCAGGTAGAACGGACCGGACAGATTGGCGTCGAGAACCTGCTGCCAGTCGGAGTCCGACATCTCCAGGAACGGCCCGTCGAGGTTGCGGCCCGCGTTGTTGACGAGCACCCGGGGTGCGCCGTGCGCGGCGAGCACACGCTCGGCGAAGGCGGCCACCGCGTCGGGGTCGGCCACGTCGAGCCGGACCGTCTCGACCCGGTCTCCGAGCTCGTCGCTCAGCAGGTCCGCGGCGGCCTTGTCGGCGCGGTACACCGCGACGACGTGGTGTCCGAGGCGGGCCAGGCGCCGACTGAGCGCCACCCCGATTCCCTTGGTGCCTCCGGTGACGACAGCGATGCGGTCGGGCATGGTCCTCTCACCGTTTCCTCGGGGTCTGGACGGGCGGGGGAGTGGGACGTCTGCGCGCGCGGGTCATCCGAGGACGACCGGCAGTTCGCGGTAGCGGGTCCACAACGGCATCTCCTCCAGGGCGAGGTCACCGCGGTCGACCGCGAGCGTGAGACCGGGGTGACGCTCGAACAGCACCTGCAGTGCCACCCGGGCCTCCATCCGGGCCAGGTTGGCGCCCAGGCAGAAGTGCACGCCGTGGCCGAAGCCGAGGTGCGGGTTGGGGGAGCGGGTGATGTCGAAACGGTCGGGCTCCGTGAAGACCTCCGGGTCCCGGTTGGCCGCGGCGAGCAGCGGAATCACCGACGCCCCGGCCGGCACGGTCTGCCCGTGCCACTCGATGTCCTCCACCGCCGTGGCGGGCCGCGTGCCGGTGATGGGCGGCACGAAGCGCGCCACCTCCTCCAGCGCGGACCGCCACAGCGCCGTGTCGTCCGGGGCCGCACGCAGCAGGCCCAGCTGGTCCGGATGGTCGAGAAGGGTGGCCACCGCGTTGGTGATCAGGTTGTACGTGGTCTCGTAACCGGCCGTCACCAGGCTGAACACCATGGCGACCAGCTCCGTGTCGTCCAGCCGGTCGCCGGCTTCCTCCGCCTCGATCAGTCCGGTGACGAGGTCGTCCCCGGGCTCGGCGCGCTTGCGGGCCACCAGGTCGCGGGTGACGGCGACAAGATCGCGGATCTGCGCCTCCCAGTCCTCCTGGGAGCCGCTGAACCCGCTCATCAGCGCCGTGACCCCCTGCTGGAACCGGGCACGGTCCTCGACGCCGACGCCCACCAGGTCCGCGATGACCGTGTAGGTGACCGGCAGCGCGAACTCCTGGCGCAGATCGACCGGGCCCTGCCCGCCGGCCTCCCGGAGGGCGTCGAGCCGCTGTTCGGCCAGCACCCGGACCTGTGCGCCCAGACGCTCGATCCGCTTCGGCGTGAAGGGCGCGGCCACCAGGGTGCGCAGCCGTCGGTGCTCGTCCCCGTCCTTCATGTCCAGGGTGGCGGAACTGACCAGACGCATGTGCTCCGGGACGTCCGCGCCCGGCGGAGGACCGTAGGGAGACCGCAGCAGACGCGGATCGGTGAGCATCGCCTTGCAGTCCGCGTACCGCGAGACCACCCAGATGTCCTGCGCGAACGCGCCGAA is a genomic window containing:
- a CDS encoding cytochrome P450 family protein; this encodes MTVTPSAVTLPIVMGGPEFAADPPAHYAWLREHAPVGRVTLDFGAFAQDIWVVSRYADCKAMLTDPRLLRSPYGPPPGADVPEHMRLVSSATLDMKDGDEHRRLRTLVAAPFTPKRIERLGAQVRVLAEQRLDALREAGGQGPVDLRQEFALPVTYTVIADLVGVGVEDRARFQQGVTALMSGFSGSQEDWEAQIRDLVAVTRDLVARKRAEPGDDLVTGLIEAEEAGDRLDDTELVAMVFSLVTAGYETTYNLITNAVATLLDHPDQLGLLRAAPDDTALWRSALEEVARFVPPITGTRPATAVEDIEWHGQTVPAGASVIPLLAAANRDPEVFTEPDRFDITRSPNPHLGFGHGVHFCLGANLARMEARVALQVLFERHPGLTLAVDRGDLALEEMPLWTRYRELPVVLG
- a CDS encoding SDR family NAD(P)-dependent oxidoreductase, with the protein product MPDRIAVVTGGTKGIGVALSRRLARLGHHVVAVYRADKAAADLLSDELGDRVETVRLDVADPDAVAAFAERVLAAHGAPRVLVNNAGRNLDGPFLEMSDSDWQQVLDANLSGPFYLTKAFAPAMLELEGGASVVNVGATTAIRPRLDGVNYCASKAGLMHLTKCLALELAPAVRVNSLIPGMIDTEEMRTRFRVADPTARADLLAEIPQRRIGTPEEMADALEFLVGEGARYVTGQKLIVDGGQFMW